The sequence below is a genomic window from Polaribacter vadi.
CTAATTGGAATTTTAGATTATTTGCACCTGTAAATTTTACTGATGGTCTAGAAGGTTACACAGGAATTATCGTTACAAATAACGATTATCAATCATCAACATTTAACATCGATTTAAATAAATGGAACTTAATTTGGTTCTTACAAGCAAGTTACGAGTTACCTTGGGATATAAATTTAGAGTTGAGTGGAAATTATGGAACAGGTGCTTTAGAAGATCAAATTGAAGTAGATTGGTTTGCAGAACTAGATTTTTCTTTCGGTAAAAATTTCTTAGATAACACTTTAAAAGCAAATCTTGGCTTTAATAAAATGCTAAATAGAGGTTTTGTGGGTACAATAGATTATGGAAATGGAACTGCATCTGTTCATAGTAATGGCTCTAGACAAAACATTCAATTGCGTTTTACCTATAGTTTTGGAGATAAATTTGGAAAGAAAAAATCTGGAAGAAACACCAATAGAGATGAAGAAAACAGAATTAATGATGATAATTAATATCTTTGTAAAATGACTACCAAATTAAATAAATCTGACTAGATAATTCTTGCCATTGTTTTCGGAACCGCTATTATTTTAGGATGTTTCGATTATTATAAAAAAACCTTTTTTAGAAGATTTGTTCTAAAAAAGGTCTTTTTTATTCCGAAAACATACCTGTTATTTTTTAAAAGCTAGAGCTTCACTTCTTCCCTTTTTAAATATTTTATTACTATTCCCTTTTCCTTTTCTTAACTCTTTTTGCTCTTCAAAAGATAATTGAATTATTTCCTGACAATCTGTAGAACAGGTGTTTTCCATTTTTTCTGAACACTCATCACACTGTATAAATAATAAATGACAAGCTTCATTAGCACAATTTGTATGTGTGTCACAAGGCTTTCCACATTGATGACAGTTGGAAACTACATCATCTGTAATTTTTTCTGCTCTTCTATGATCAAAAACAAAATTTTTACCAATAAATTTATTCTCAATTCCTTCGTCTTTTACTTGACGAGTATATTCAATAATACCACCTTCTAATTGAAAAACGTTTTTAAAACCTTTGTGTTTGTAGTAAGCTGATGCTTTTTCACAACGAATACCACCTGTACAATACATCAATAAATTTTTATCTTCTTTGTTGTCTTTTAAATCTTCTTCAATAATATCTAAAGAATCTCTAAACGTATCTACATCTGGAGTTACAGCACCATCAAAATGACCAATTTCACTTTCGTAATGATTTCTCATATCCACACAAATGGTGTCAGGATTTGCTAACATTTCATTAAATTCTTTAGCATTTAAATGAATCCCTTTGTTGGTTACATCAAAAGTTTCGTCATTTAAACCATCTGCAACAATTTTGTCTCTAACTTTTACTTTTAGCTTTAAAAACGATTTGTTGTCTTGCTCAATGGCTACATTTAAACGAATATCCTTTAAGAAAGAAATGGTATCTAATTGTTCTTTTAACGCATAAAAATTTTCTGATGGTACAGAAAGTTGTGCATTAATCCCTTCATTAGAAACGTAAATTCTTCCAAGAACATCTAAAGCGTTCCATTCTAGGAACAATTTATCTCTAAATAATTGTGGGTTTTGTATTTTGTAATATTGATAAAAGGAAATGGTCAATCTGTCTTTACCAGCTTTATCAATTAATTCTGCGCGCTCAATTGCGCTTAACTTATTGTACAGTTGCATGCTATACTAATTTTAAGCTGAAGTTAATTCAGTTTTTGTTAAATAAAATATTTTTGCAAATATAGTCAAATAAATAAAATTGTTTATCCAAGTCATAAGTCTACCTTTCAACAAACTAACCTAAACTATTATTATGAAGTATTTATTATTTGCAATCGCATTATTTTTATGCGCAAACATTACAGCTCAAGAGCTACCAAAAAAATCTAAAATTTTTGTAAGAGTTTACAATAATCAAGGTGAAAAAATTGCCAAAGGAAAAATACTCGACATTACTGATGATTCTATAATCCTAAAAAAAGGAAGCAGTTCTATCACAATTTCTTTAAATGAAATTGAGACTCTAAAAACAAAAAGATCTAATGGTCATAATGTTTTATTCGGTGCAGCTGGTGGTTCTTTATTAGGTCTTGCAATAGTTGCTTCCGAAAGTGGAAATTCTAATGCCGGTTTTGGTGGTACAGCAAAAGGTCTTGCATATGCTGGAGCAATTGTAGTTGTATTTATTGGAAGTGGAGTTGGCTATCTTACTACACTTTTTAAGAACTCTCAAGAATACACTATTGGTAGTGATGTTGTTAAATGGAAAGGATTTATGGAAGACATGTATCAGCCACAAAATTAAATATTTTCTATTCTTATATGAAAATAAAACAATAAGTTTAAATTTAAACATCAGATTTTTTTTTGATTTAAATTTAAACTTACCTTGTTTTATAGCCTTTTATGTAATTCAATTGATTCATTTTTTTAGCATCTTTGCAGTCAATTTTTAGATATAAAAAATAAACTTATGAAAGTAGCTGTTGTTGGTGCAACTGGAATGGTTGGCACAGTAATGTTAAAAGTTTTAGAAGAGCGTAATTTACCAATTACGGAATTGATTCCTGTAGCATCAGAAAGATCGGCTGGAAAAAAATTATCTTATAAAGGAAAAGAATACACGATTGTAACTTTAGAAGATGCTGTAAAAATGAAGCCAGAAATTGCTTTATTTTCTGCTGGTGGAGATACTTCTTTAGAATGGGCGCCTAAATTTGCAGCAGTTGGCACAACTGTTATCGATAATTCTTCTGCTTGGAGAATGGATGTTGATAAAAAATTGGTTGTCCCAGAAATTAATGGTGATGTTTTAACAAAAGATGATAAAATTATTGCCAACCCAAATTGTTCTACG
It includes:
- the trhO gene encoding oxygen-dependent tRNA uridine(34) hydroxylase TrhO, which translates into the protein MQLYNKLSAIERAELIDKAGKDRLTISFYQYYKIQNPQLFRDKLFLEWNALDVLGRIYVSNEGINAQLSVPSENFYALKEQLDTISFLKDIRLNVAIEQDNKSFLKLKVKVRDKIVADGLNDETFDVTNKGIHLNAKEFNEMLANPDTICVDMRNHYESEIGHFDGAVTPDVDTFRDSLDIIEEDLKDNKEDKNLLMYCTGGIRCEKASAYYKHKGFKNVFQLEGGIIEYTRQVKDEGIENKFIGKNFVFDHRRAEKITDDVVSNCHQCGKPCDTHTNCANEACHLLFIQCDECSEKMENTCSTDCQEIIQLSFEEQKELRKGKGNSNKIFKKGRSEALAFKK